One segment of Thermococcus profundus DNA contains the following:
- the hmgA gene encoding hydroxymethylglutaryl-CoA reductase (NADPH), translated as MSFEELVEKVANGEIKLHQVEKYTDGDKKLATEIRRKALEKKFGISLENIGHYSVDPNKLIGKNIENMIGVVQIPMGVAGPLRINGEYAKGEFYVPLATTEGALVASVNRGCSALTAAGGVKTTLIDDKMTRAPLLKCPDARRAREVAEWVKNNLDYLQEKAVSKVTRHGKLRGVKPFIVGNNLYLRFEFETGDAMGMNMVTISSEEIMKAIEEEFPDVKYLALSGNLCVDKKPNAANFLLGRGKTVIAEAVIPREIVEKKLKTTPELIAEVNYRKNLVGSAQAGSYGFNAHFGNIVGAIFLATGQDEAQITEGSHGITLAEVTPEGDLYISITMPSLEIGTVGGGTRVPTQREALSIMGVAGGGDPPGTNAKKFAEIVAGAVLAGELSLLAAIAAKHLAKAHKELGR; from the coding sequence ATGAGTTTCGAGGAACTGGTCGAGAAGGTAGCGAATGGGGAGATAAAGCTCCACCAGGTCGAGAAGTACACGGACGGCGACAAAAAGCTCGCCACTGAAATAAGGAGAAAGGCCCTCGAGAAGAAGTTCGGAATAAGCCTCGAGAACATCGGGCACTACTCGGTAGACCCGAACAAACTCATTGGCAAGAACATCGAAAACATGATAGGCGTCGTCCAGATACCGATGGGAGTTGCCGGGCCGCTTAGGATAAACGGAGAATACGCCAAAGGAGAGTTCTACGTTCCGCTCGCCACAACGGAGGGTGCACTGGTTGCAAGCGTCAACCGCGGTTGCTCCGCTCTAACTGCCGCTGGGGGCGTTAAAACCACGCTCATAGACGACAAGATGACGAGGGCACCACTCCTCAAGTGTCCCGACGCTAGAAGGGCAAGGGAGGTTGCAGAGTGGGTGAAGAACAACCTCGACTACCTTCAGGAGAAGGCCGTGAGTAAGGTCACCAGGCACGGAAAGCTTAGGGGGGTTAAGCCCTTCATCGTCGGCAACAACCTCTACCTCCGCTTTGAATTCGAGACCGGCGACGCTATGGGAATGAACATGGTAACCATCTCGAGCGAGGAGATCATGAAGGCAATCGAGGAGGAGTTCCCCGATGTGAAGTATCTGGCCCTCTCCGGCAACCTGTGCGTTGACAAGAAGCCAAACGCTGCAAACTTCCTTTTGGGGAGGGGCAAAACCGTCATAGCTGAGGCAGTGATTCCAAGGGAGATCGTCGAGAAAAAGTTGAAAACAACGCCTGAACTCATAGCTGAGGTGAACTACCGCAAGAACCTCGTCGGTTCAGCGCAGGCCGGTTCCTACGGCTTTAACGCCCACTTTGGAAACATAGTTGGGGCTATATTCCTCGCAACCGGCCAGGACGAAGCGCAGATAACCGAGGGCTCCCATGGCATAACCTTAGCAGAAGTCACACCTGAGGGAGACCTCTACATAAGCATAACAATGCCGAGCCTTGAGATCGGAACCGTCGGAGGAGGAACGAGGGTTCCAACACAGAGGGAAGCGCTCTCGATTATGGGCGTTGCCGGCGGTGGGGATCCTCCGGGAACTAACGCCAAGAAGTTCGCCGAGATAGTTGCCGGGGCAGTTTTGGCGGGCGAGCTCTCACTCCTTGCGGCGATAGCGGCGAAGCATTTGGCGAAGGCCCACAAGGAGCTTGGGCGCTGA